One genomic segment of Paraburkholderia aromaticivorans includes these proteins:
- a CDS encoding FAD-dependent oxidoreductase: MSTPDMSVDATTPSELEFPYSSLEYRRHQMFPRLSAAEIASLRRFARPMSFKAGELIFQTGHVALGLFVLLHGRVRIESRDSFGRSTVVTEHDDGHFMAEMAQLSGKPALIDGIALTDVETLVIEPERLRALIVADAQLGEHIMRALILRRLGLIEQGLGPVIVGNGDDARLIRLQGFLRRNAYPAMVIDARTDPEAIKLLGGMTTGPGDFPLVFCPNGYVLRAPDEAQLASCLGLVPTFEQSRVYDVAIVGAGPAGLAASVYAATEGLSVAVFDQRAPGGQAGASSRIENYLGFPTGISGQALAARAFQQALKFGAHLAIPGKVMDVSRHDGIFVLTLQDEQRISARTVVVASGAAYRKPTVPGFDRFEGRGTFYWASTIEAKLVKGQDIVLMGGGNSAGQAVVFLANFARSIRVLIRGADLNASMSKYLIDRIGSLPNVSLCTRCVLRELGGDESGLTGLRIFHEDEGTDEVIPTRHLFLFIGADPKTDWLGSSGVELDNRGFVVTGFARSEHGLSESSARYPLETSVPGMFAVGDVRSESAKRVAAAVGDGAAVVSQIHAYLSQLAKAAA, translated from the coding sequence ATGAGCACACCCGACATGTCCGTCGACGCAACCACGCCCTCGGAACTCGAGTTTCCGTATTCCTCGCTGGAATACCGCAGGCATCAGATGTTCCCCCGTCTTTCCGCCGCCGAAATCGCGAGCCTGCGGCGCTTTGCGCGGCCCATGTCGTTCAAGGCCGGCGAACTGATCTTCCAGACCGGGCATGTGGCGCTCGGCCTGTTCGTGCTGCTGCATGGCCGCGTGCGGATCGAGTCGCGCGACAGCTTCGGGCGCTCGACCGTCGTCACCGAACATGACGACGGCCACTTCATGGCGGAAATGGCGCAGCTCTCCGGCAAGCCGGCGTTGATCGACGGCATCGCGCTGACGGATGTCGAGACGCTCGTGATCGAGCCGGAGCGCTTGCGCGCGCTGATCGTCGCCGATGCGCAACTCGGCGAGCACATCATGCGTGCGTTGATTCTGCGGCGGCTCGGGCTGATCGAGCAGGGGCTCGGGCCGGTGATCGTCGGCAATGGCGACGACGCGCGGCTGATCCGGCTGCAAGGCTTCCTGCGCCGCAATGCCTATCCGGCGATGGTGATCGACGCCCGCACCGATCCCGAAGCGATCAAGCTGCTGGGCGGCATGACCACCGGGCCGGGCGATTTTCCGCTGGTGTTCTGCCCGAACGGCTACGTGCTGCGCGCGCCGGACGAAGCGCAGCTCGCGTCGTGCCTCGGGCTCGTGCCGACCTTCGAGCAATCGCGCGTCTACGACGTGGCGATCGTCGGCGCCGGACCGGCGGGACTGGCTGCCTCCGTGTACGCGGCCACCGAGGGTCTGTCGGTTGCCGTGTTCGATCAGCGCGCGCCGGGCGGCCAGGCCGGCGCGAGTTCCCGCATCGAGAACTATCTGGGCTTTCCGACCGGCATCTCGGGCCAGGCGCTCGCGGCCCGCGCGTTCCAGCAGGCCTTGAAGTTCGGCGCGCATCTGGCGATTCCCGGCAAGGTCATGGACGTGAGCCGCCATGACGGCATTTTCGTGCTGACGCTGCAGGACGAGCAGCGCATCAGCGCGCGCACGGTGGTGGTGGCGAGCGGCGCCGCGTACCGCAAGCCGACGGTGCCCGGGTTCGACCGGTTCGAAGGGCGCGGCACGTTCTACTGGGCATCGACGATCGAGGCCAAGCTGGTGAAAGGGCAAGACATCGTGCTGATGGGCGGCGGCAACTCCGCGGGCCAGGCGGTCGTGTTTCTCGCGAACTTCGCGCGCAGCATCCGCGTGTTGATTCGCGGCGCGGACCTCAATGCAAGCATGTCGAAATACCTGATCGACCGGATCGGGTCCTTGCCGAACGTGTCGCTTTGCACGCGTTGCGTGTTGCGCGAACTCGGCGGCGACGAGAGCGGCCTGACCGGGTTGCGCATCTTTCATGAGGACGAGGGCACCGACGAGGTGATTCCCACGCGCCACCTGTTTCTGTTTATCGGCGCGGACCCGAAGACGGATTGGCTCGGGTCGAGCGGCGTGGAGCTCGACAACCGGGGCTTCGTCGTGACCGGTTTCGCGCGCAGCGAGCATGGCTTGTCCGAGTCGAGCGCGCGTTATCCGCTCGAAACCAGCGTGCCGGGCATGTTCGCCGTCGGCGACGTGCGCTCGGAATCCGCGAAGCGGGTCGCGGCGGCGGTGGGCGACGGCGCGGCGGTGGTGAGTCAGATTCACGCGTATCTGAGCCAGCTCGCCAAAGCGGCCGCTTGA
- a CDS encoding response regulator transcription factor, with product MSFVCIVDDDASVRSALGNLLKSVGYTTMTFSSGEAFLASPLVDDALCALLDLRMHGMQGSDVQRHLQEARRNIPVVFMSAHGDDETVQRAMQLGAVGVVRKPFAEDALLELIELAIGRKGELN from the coding sequence ATGAGCTTTGTTTGCATCGTCGACGATGACGCCTCGGTACGCAGCGCGCTCGGCAACCTTCTCAAGTCGGTGGGCTATACGACGATGACGTTTTCATCGGGCGAGGCGTTTCTCGCCTCGCCGCTTGTCGACGACGCGTTGTGCGCGTTGCTCGACCTGAGAATGCACGGCATGCAGGGTTCCGACGTGCAACGTCATCTGCAGGAGGCGCGCAGGAATATTCCCGTCGTATTCATGTCGGCGCACGGCGACGACGAAACCGTTCAGCGCGCGATGCAACTCGGCGCAGTGGGTGTCGTGCGCAAGCCTTTTGCGGAAGACGCGCTGCTGGAGTTGATCGAGCTTGCCATTGGAAGGAAGGGAGAACTCAATTGA
- a CDS encoding ATP-binding sensor histidine kinase, whose product MSTDAIADGCRAAPPDAGGTAHFDQVWFDQLNLEALLVDGNIVRYRASKPDGAQSWLVAVPTDLPSEADFRRLAQEFAPAGKLDSAWGVRPLALVQLARGPILVYEDNGGALILPPADGTIALGRFLCIAVGAARALRLAHLRGVLHRDIKPSNLLEGIDGTVRLLGFRDAFHLAADPCAESPDTLYGTLAYMSPEQARRAEGQADERSDLYSLGVTLYELLTGRLPFEAADALEWVYSHVARQPADPRQYRQSLPTVLSAILLKLLAKSPAERYQSASGLEADLRRCLADWNEMQHIVPFEPAAEDNVRNLAVTHRLFGRAHEYKALLEAFERNAQQGTAQLIFVSGYSGAGKSELVRSVHRATAQTPTLFASGKLEQYGQNAPYAPLMQAIRSLFQRILGESDSELERWRDVLRDAVGVQGKLIVSFIPELELVLGEQPELPDLPPVEAQLRFQALITRLVSVFATQAHPLILFFDDVHWFDDATLNFIAHFVATVEIRHVLLICAYRDNEVDRSPKFKAFLNSLPRAGARVATLAVAPLDIADVMALLADALHCDAAQVHPLAAIVHEKTGGNPFFIKQLLLALADQQLIAYDGMAGRWTYDIDRIGEYESSDNVVELMVARLSRLPREAQAVLKLLAFMGRRLDRSTLMRIDHAGGAELERRLHAAIEAGLVVSDRTGFAFAHDRVQEAAYALTFENERGIEHARIAGILMKDFDVRAVSASAFEIAHHLERAQAAGALRGLDPDETTLFAKICLQAARHAKEAIAIQSALSYLDVAQKLLDASEADYAQSLGYEIGVLRVQCHILNANFDAAGTEIARLLREDLPIVARVSVYKLKVDMQQHLSDYEAAVETALEGVRLFGTCLPRYPEATDVDAAYSRLNESLKTRSIASLADLPTLRDEEIESEMNLLASVYAPASFVNERLGFLHLCRMVQLTVDHGITAASAHCLSWFGVCVAEFFGRYEEGFEFSRLARTLVKERGFNTVATSVLVALDTVAVWTQPLPYVLECAREAFESARPSGDLTMSCYSCNHIVSDLLTIGAPLEQVDREIDLGLSFARRVRFKDVEDILELQKRYVHSLTGGPGLPGNFGVAVEGRMTFDADLLDTQMTTLRFWIWLLKGISCYFHGEYQHALYCLAEAGELKWSTPAHIHLLDYHFYTALVLARAYTGEDGAAGAVARIEPHLATLRSWAQLNPATFRDKMLLIEAEVARLNGAPLAAMALYEQAAAAASESGFNHSNALAHELASVCCEANGLFSAARHHRRRAVGSYTRWGALAKVEQLERADRPARLPLEQPVASRPSIEIADAQHQFDLMSALKSSQALSEEIVLEKLIRTLVTLAIVHAGAQNGMLILAKGNVPVIEASGRDTADGVQVTLGGNKLTREDLPASVYYTALRTRKQVVVEDAQRDPRFSFDVAFSNRRVRSVCCLPLVKQGHAIGALYLENNLSAGVFTESRTSMLDMLASQAAISLETARLYAELLEENRRRQETEMALRMSEEALALGQRISRSGSYIWDSLTGERYWSKELYNVFGLPQEDVGPGAQAILDRIHPEDVVSYQETVEYAARHRTPFRQKFRVVVPDGTVKYLEVLGEPSGVSSFVGVVTDFTDRHLTELALQNAKLELAKASRATTMGELAASIAHEINQPLASIVSNASAGVRWLNRPVPDIPEALGGLRDIVKDGKRAGEIIRALQSLAKEAKPSFVPTYVDNVVREVFELAAAEIEQRSLVVRLDLAASRPVLADRVQLQQVLFNLVMNAADAMGHLDARQRLLTVTSWLDDRGAAVVSVQDNGSGIGEEIAPRIFDAFFTTKSTGMGMGLAICRSIVEAHGGTLSAGPAQPRGTIFVFTLPVAA is encoded by the coding sequence TTGAGCACTGATGCGATTGCCGACGGATGCCGCGCAGCGCCTCCCGATGCCGGCGGCACGGCACATTTCGACCAGGTGTGGTTCGATCAGCTCAACCTCGAGGCGCTGCTGGTCGACGGCAACATCGTGCGTTATCGCGCGAGCAAGCCGGACGGCGCACAGTCGTGGCTGGTCGCGGTGCCCACCGATCTGCCCTCCGAGGCCGATTTCCGGCGTCTTGCACAGGAGTTCGCGCCGGCCGGCAAACTCGATTCGGCGTGGGGCGTACGGCCGCTCGCGCTGGTTCAGCTCGCGCGCGGCCCGATACTCGTCTATGAAGACAACGGCGGCGCGCTGATTCTTCCACCCGCCGACGGCACGATCGCGCTCGGCCGTTTCCTGTGCATCGCGGTCGGCGCCGCGCGCGCGCTGCGGCTCGCTCATCTGCGCGGTGTCCTGCATCGCGATATCAAGCCGTCCAATCTGCTGGAAGGCATTGACGGTACGGTTCGCTTGCTGGGCTTTCGCGATGCCTTCCATCTCGCGGCCGACCCTTGCGCCGAGTCGCCGGATACGCTGTACGGCACGCTCGCCTATATGTCGCCGGAACAGGCGAGGCGCGCCGAAGGTCAGGCCGACGAGCGCAGCGATCTCTATTCGCTCGGCGTGACGTTGTATGAACTGCTGACCGGCCGCCTGCCTTTCGAAGCGGCGGACGCGCTCGAATGGGTCTACAGCCATGTCGCCCGGCAGCCGGCCGATCCGCGGCAATATCGTCAATCGCTGCCCACGGTGCTGAGTGCGATTCTCCTCAAGCTGCTGGCGAAAAGCCCGGCGGAGCGTTATCAAAGCGCTTCGGGTCTGGAGGCCGATTTGCGCCGCTGTCTGGCCGACTGGAACGAGATGCAGCACATCGTGCCGTTCGAGCCGGCCGCCGAGGACAACGTCAGGAACCTTGCCGTCACGCATCGTCTATTCGGCCGCGCTCATGAATACAAAGCGCTGCTCGAAGCCTTCGAGCGCAATGCGCAGCAGGGCACGGCGCAGCTCATCTTCGTGTCCGGCTACTCGGGCGCGGGCAAGTCCGAACTCGTGCGCAGCGTGCACCGCGCGACCGCGCAAACGCCCACGCTGTTCGCTTCGGGCAAGCTCGAACAGTATGGGCAGAATGCGCCCTACGCGCCGTTGATGCAGGCGATCAGGTCGCTGTTCCAACGCATTCTGGGCGAAAGCGACAGTGAACTGGAGCGCTGGCGGGACGTGCTGCGCGACGCGGTCGGGGTGCAGGGCAAACTCATCGTGAGCTTCATTCCGGAACTGGAGCTGGTGCTCGGCGAGCAGCCCGAGTTGCCGGATCTGCCGCCGGTCGAAGCGCAACTGCGTTTCCAGGCGCTGATCACGCGCCTGGTATCGGTGTTCGCGACGCAAGCGCATCCGCTGATCCTGTTCTTCGACGACGTGCACTGGTTCGACGACGCCACCTTGAATTTCATTGCCCATTTCGTGGCGACCGTCGAGATCCGCCATGTGCTGCTGATCTGCGCCTATCGCGATAACGAGGTGGACCGCTCGCCGAAGTTCAAGGCCTTTCTCAACTCGCTGCCACGCGCCGGTGCGCGCGTCGCCACGCTCGCCGTCGCGCCGCTCGATATCGCGGACGTGATGGCCTTGCTCGCCGACGCGCTGCATTGCGACGCCGCGCAGGTTCATCCGTTGGCGGCTATCGTCCACGAGAAGACCGGGGGCAATCCATTTTTCATCAAGCAACTGCTGCTTGCGCTGGCCGATCAACAACTGATCGCGTATGACGGCATGGCCGGGCGATGGACCTACGATATCGACCGGATCGGCGAATACGAATCGTCCGATAACGTCGTCGAGCTGATGGTGGCGCGTCTGTCGCGCTTGCCGCGCGAGGCCCAGGCCGTGCTCAAGCTGCTGGCGTTCATGGGCCGCCGGCTCGACCGCTCGACACTGATGCGCATCGATCATGCCGGCGGCGCGGAGCTGGAACGGCGGCTGCATGCGGCGATCGAAGCCGGTCTGGTGGTGTCCGACCGGACGGGCTTCGCGTTCGCCCACGACCGGGTTCAGGAAGCCGCGTATGCGCTGACCTTCGAGAATGAGCGTGGTATCGAACACGCCCGCATCGCCGGCATCCTGATGAAAGATTTCGACGTGCGGGCCGTGAGCGCGTCGGCCTTCGAGATCGCGCACCATCTCGAACGGGCCCAGGCAGCCGGCGCGCTGCGCGGTCTGGATCCGGACGAAACCACTCTCTTCGCGAAGATCTGTCTGCAGGCGGCGCGGCACGCAAAAGAAGCGATCGCCATCCAGTCCGCGCTGAGTTATCTCGACGTCGCGCAGAAGCTGCTCGACGCGAGCGAGGCGGACTATGCGCAGTCGCTCGGCTACGAAATCGGGGTGTTGCGGGTGCAGTGCCACATCCTTAACGCGAACTTCGATGCGGCCGGCACGGAGATCGCCAGGCTGCTGCGCGAGGATCTGCCGATCGTCGCACGCGTGTCGGTCTACAAGCTGAAAGTCGACATGCAGCAGCATCTGTCCGACTATGAAGCCGCGGTCGAGACCGCGCTCGAAGGCGTCAGGCTGTTCGGCACGTGTCTGCCTCGCTATCCGGAAGCCACCGATGTCGACGCCGCGTACAGCCGGCTCAATGAATCGCTGAAGACGCGCAGCATCGCCTCGCTCGCGGATTTGCCGACTTTGCGCGACGAGGAAATCGAATCGGAAATGAATCTGCTGGCGAGCGTCTATGCGCCCGCATCGTTCGTGAACGAGCGGCTGGGCTTCCTGCATCTGTGCCGGATGGTGCAGCTGACCGTCGATCACGGCATCACCGCGGCTTCCGCGCATTGTCTATCGTGGTTCGGTGTGTGCGTGGCAGAATTTTTCGGCCGCTACGAGGAAGGCTTCGAGTTCTCGCGTCTCGCGCGCACGCTGGTAAAGGAGCGCGGTTTCAACACGGTGGCCACGAGTGTGCTGGTCGCGCTCGACACGGTCGCCGTCTGGACCCAGCCGCTGCCCTACGTGCTGGAATGCGCGCGCGAGGCCTTCGAATCGGCGCGGCCGAGCGGTGACCTGACCATGAGCTGCTACTCGTGCAACCACATCGTCTCGGATCTGCTGACGATCGGCGCGCCGCTGGAGCAGGTCGACAGGGAAATCGATCTCGGCTTGTCGTTCGCGCGGCGGGTGCGTTTCAAGGACGTGGAAGACATTCTCGAATTGCAGAAGCGCTATGTCCATAGCTTGACGGGCGGCCCCGGACTGCCTGGCAACTTCGGCGTGGCGGTCGAGGGCCGCATGACCTTCGACGCCGATCTGCTCGACACCCAGATGACGACGCTGCGCTTCTGGATCTGGCTGCTCAAAGGCATCTCCTGCTATTTCCACGGCGAATATCAGCATGCGCTATATTGCCTTGCCGAAGCCGGGGAGCTGAAGTGGTCGACTCCCGCGCATATCCACTTGCTGGACTATCACTTCTATACCGCGCTAGTTCTCGCCAGGGCATACACCGGCGAGGACGGCGCGGCCGGCGCCGTGGCGCGCATCGAGCCGCATCTCGCGACCTTGAGAAGCTGGGCGCAACTCAATCCCGCCACCTTCCGCGACAAGATGCTATTGATCGAGGCCGAAGTGGCGCGCCTGAACGGTGCGCCGCTCGCCGCCATGGCGCTATACGAACAGGCGGCCGCGGCGGCATCGGAAAGCGGCTTTAATCACAGCAACGCGCTCGCTCACGAACTCGCGTCCGTGTGTTGCGAGGCGAACGGCCTGTTCAGCGCGGCGCGTCATCATCGCCGTCGCGCGGTCGGCAGCTATACGCGCTGGGGTGCGCTCGCCAAGGTCGAGCAGCTCGAACGCGCCGACCGGCCGGCGCGGCTGCCGCTCGAGCAGCCGGTGGCGTCGCGCCCCTCGATTGAAATCGCCGATGCCCAGCATCAGTTCGACCTCATGTCCGCGTTGAAGTCGTCGCAGGCATTGTCCGAGGAGATCGTGCTCGAGAAACTCATCCGTACGCTCGTGACGCTGGCCATCGTTCACGCCGGCGCGCAGAACGGCATGTTGATCCTCGCGAAGGGCAACGTGCCGGTCATCGAGGCGAGCGGACGGGACACGGCGGATGGCGTTCAGGTGACGCTCGGCGGCAACAAGCTCACGCGTGAGGATCTGCCGGCCTCGGTGTACTACACGGCGCTGCGCACGCGCAAGCAGGTGGTGGTGGAAGACGCGCAACGCGATCCGCGCTTCTCGTTCGACGTGGCTTTTTCGAACCGGCGGGTTCGTTCGGTGTGCTGTCTGCCGCTCGTCAAACAAGGCCATGCGATCGGCGCGCTGTATCTGGAGAACAATCTGAGCGCGGGCGTCTTCACGGAAAGCCGCACGTCGATGCTCGACATGCTGGCTTCGCAAGCGGCCATTTCACTGGAAACGGCACGCCTTTATGCCGAGTTGCTGGAGGAAAACAGGCGTCGCCAGGAAACGGAAATGGCCTTGCGCATGAGCGAAGAGGCGCTCGCGCTCGGACAAAGGATCAGCCGCTCGGGCAGCTATATCTGGGACAGTCTGACGGGCGAACGTTACTGGTCCAAAGAACTCTATAACGTGTTCGGCCTGCCGCAGGAAGACGTGGGGCCCGGCGCCCAGGCGATCCTCGACCGGATTCACCCGGAAGACGTTGTCTCGTATCAGGAGACCGTCGAGTACGCCGCGCGCCACCGCACGCCGTTCCGGCAGAAGTTCCGGGTCGTCGTGCCGGACGGAACGGTCAAGTATCTCGAAGTGCTCGGCGAGCCCTCGGGTGTGAGCAGCTTTGTCGGCGTGGTCACGGATTTCACCGACCGGCACCTGACCGAACTCGCCTTGCAGAACGCCAAGCTCGAGTTGGCGAAAGCGTCGCGGGCGACCACGATGGGCGAACTCGCGGCGTCGATCGCACACGAAATCAATCAGCCGCTCGCGTCGATCGTGTCGAACGCAAGCGCGGGGGTGCGCTGGCTCAACCGGCCGGTGCCGGATATTCCCGAAGCATTGGGTGGCTTGCGCGATATCGTGAAGGACGGCAAGCGCGCGGGTGAAATCATTCGCGCGTTGCAGTCGCTCGCGAAGGAAGCCAAGCCGAGCTTCGTGCCGACCTATGTCGACAATGTCGTGCGCGAAGTGTTCGAACTGGCGGCGGCCGAAATCGAACAACGCAGCCTGGTGGTGAGGCTCGATCTCGCCGCCAGCCGTCCGGTGCTGGCCGACCGGGTGCAATTACAGCAGGTGCTGTTCAATCTCGTCATGAACGCCGCGGATGCGATGGGCCATCTCGACGCGCGCCAGCGCCTGCTCACCGTCACTTCATGGCTCGACGATCGCGGCGCGGCGGTCGTGTCCGTGCAGGATAACGGCAGTGGAATCGGCGAGGAGATTGCGCCGCGCATTTTCGATGCGTTCTTCACGACGAAATCGACCGGCATGGGCATGGGGCTCGCCATCTGCCGGTCGATTGTCGAAGCGCATGGCGGCACGCTGTCGGCAGGGCCGGCGCAGCCGCGCGGAACGATCTTCGTGTTCACTTTGCCGGTCGCCGCCTAG
- a CDS encoding alpha/beta fold hydrolase translates to MAYITTKDGTQIYYKDWGTGQPITFSHGWPLDADAWDAQMLFLAEQGYRVIAHDRRGHGRSSQPWNGNEMDTYADDLAELIEALDLNNIVMVGHSTGGGEVVRYIGRHGTKRVAKAVLIAAVPPIMLKTEANPGGLPMSVFDGIREGVQNDRSQFFQDLAVPFYGFNRPGAKVSQGAIDSFWQIGMLGSIKGLYDCVKAFSETDFNEDLKKVTVPALVLQGDDDQIVPLDDSGKLSAKIMPNAKLKIYEGAPHGMCTTHADRVNADLLEFIKS, encoded by the coding sequence ATGGCTTATATCACCACCAAAGACGGTACGCAGATCTATTACAAGGACTGGGGTACGGGCCAGCCGATTACGTTCTCCCACGGCTGGCCGCTCGACGCGGATGCTTGGGACGCGCAGATGCTGTTCCTCGCCGAACAAGGCTACCGGGTGATCGCGCATGACCGGCGCGGCCATGGCCGCTCGTCGCAGCCGTGGAACGGCAACGAAATGGACACCTATGCGGACGATCTCGCGGAGTTGATCGAGGCGCTGGATCTGAACAACATCGTGATGGTCGGCCACTCGACCGGCGGCGGCGAAGTGGTGCGCTATATCGGGCGTCACGGCACGAAGCGTGTCGCCAAAGCCGTGCTGATCGCGGCCGTGCCGCCGATCATGCTGAAGACGGAAGCGAATCCGGGCGGTCTGCCGATGTCGGTGTTCGACGGCATTCGCGAGGGCGTACAGAATGACCGCTCGCAATTCTTCCAGGATCTGGCCGTGCCGTTCTACGGCTTCAATCGCCCGGGTGCGAAAGTCTCGCAAGGCGCGATCGATTCATTCTGGCAGATCGGCATGCTGGGTTCGATCAAGGGGCTGTACGACTGCGTGAAGGCATTCTCGGAAACCGACTTCAACGAAGACCTGAAGAAGGTGACGGTGCCCGCGCTGGTGCTGCAAGGCGACGACGATCAGATCGTGCCGCTCGACGATTCCGGCAAGCTGTCGGCGAAGATTATGCCGAACGCGAAGCTGAAGATCTACGAAGGCGCGCCGCACGGTATGTGCACGACGCATGCCGACCGCGTGAATGCGGACCTGCTGGAGTTCATCAAGTCGTAA
- a CDS encoding ATP-binding protein, whose translation MMEIGSFQIDMEMRTLRRNGEVVRLGSRAFDILAVVASAAGRLVTKDELMNAVWPDTIVEENNIQVHLSALRKVLGTERDLILTVPGRGYQLLQRTKYPLLDEARSPSAGGRRLPPPKSGLLRRDAELELIRSMLRRAHVLTLVGAGGIGKTQLAIEAARHSAADFAEPVCFVELAALTTQEAVLCAIAESCGLVLPGAQADVTPTRLAAMLAGKPRLLLLDNAEHVIGAVAQIADALVAGNERLRVLVTSREPLRIMAETVFRVEPLDVPPPDAGDADILRCAAVKLFFQRANSLQETVATDSAELRLVGEICRRLDGIPLAIELAAARVVALGVEGVCRRLDDRMAILAGGYRTALPRHQTLRATFDWSFALLDLPTRAVFRRLALFSGTFSFESMCAVVCDEEHTTANAIGGISELVAKSLVSVEFEGAAAKYRLSESTRAYALEQLKAEGELREIIARNARYVSRCFEGRLFGETGHIGNEPASPPDRQQTLEDARVAFDWAFSADGDPRIGIELASDLVDALLEAGLFDEGRARAAQAIEALDKLPSGAVNAAREKRVRAALAEAAHPLREPLPPPAKPARARASRQPAPHAPTAAATAPPACSITT comes from the coding sequence ATGATGGAAATAGGCAGCTTTCAGATCGACATGGAGATGCGCACTTTGCGGCGAAACGGCGAAGTCGTGCGTCTCGGATCACGCGCCTTCGACATTCTTGCCGTGGTCGCTTCAGCAGCTGGCCGTCTGGTCACAAAAGACGAGTTGATGAACGCGGTGTGGCCCGACACCATCGTCGAAGAAAACAACATACAGGTTCATCTGTCGGCGCTGCGCAAGGTGCTCGGAACGGAGCGCGACCTGATCCTCACCGTGCCCGGCCGCGGCTATCAGCTGTTGCAGCGTACGAAATATCCCCTGCTCGACGAGGCCCGTTCGCCGAGCGCGGGTGGACGCCGCCTGCCCCCGCCCAAATCCGGCTTGCTGCGGCGCGACGCCGAGCTCGAACTGATCCGCTCGATGCTGCGGCGCGCGCATGTGCTGACGCTCGTCGGCGCCGGCGGCATCGGCAAAACCCAACTCGCCATCGAGGCAGCTCGTCATAGCGCGGCGGACTTCGCCGAACCGGTCTGCTTTGTGGAGCTCGCCGCGTTGACGACCCAGGAAGCCGTGCTCTGCGCGATTGCCGAAAGCTGCGGGCTGGTCCTCCCCGGTGCGCAGGCCGACGTGACGCCGACGCGCCTCGCCGCGATGCTTGCCGGCAAGCCCAGGCTCCTTCTGCTCGACAACGCGGAGCATGTGATAGGCGCCGTGGCGCAAATCGCCGACGCGCTGGTGGCCGGCAACGAACGTCTGCGGGTGCTCGTGACGAGCCGGGAGCCTCTGCGCATCATGGCCGAGACCGTGTTCCGGGTCGAGCCGCTGGATGTGCCGCCGCCCGATGCGGGCGACGCGGACATTCTGCGCTGCGCCGCGGTCAAGCTGTTTTTTCAGCGCGCCAATTCGCTGCAGGAAACCGTCGCCACCGACAGCGCGGAGCTCCGGCTCGTCGGCGAGATCTGCCGCCGGCTGGACGGCATTCCGCTCGCAATCGAACTGGCGGCCGCGCGGGTCGTCGCGCTCGGTGTGGAAGGCGTGTGCCGCCGGCTGGACGACCGCATGGCGATTCTGGCGGGCGGCTACCGCACCGCGCTGCCGCGCCATCAAACCTTGCGCGCCACCTTCGACTGGAGCTTCGCGCTGCTCGACCTTCCGACGCGGGCCGTGTTCCGCCGTCTCGCGCTGTTCAGCGGCACGTTTTCTTTCGAGTCGATGTGCGCGGTGGTGTGCGACGAAGAACATACGACCGCGAATGCGATCGGCGGCATCAGCGAACTGGTGGCGAAGTCGCTGGTGAGCGTCGAGTTCGAAGGCGCCGCGGCGAAATACCGGCTATCGGAATCGACCCGGGCCTACGCGCTGGAACAGCTCAAGGCCGAAGGCGAACTGCGGGAAATCATTGCGCGCAACGCGCGCTATGTATCGCGCTGCTTCGAGGGCCGGCTGTTCGGCGAGACGGGACACATCGGCAACGAGCCCGCCAGTCCGCCGGATCGCCAGCAGACGCTCGAAGACGCGCGCGTCGCGTTCGACTGGGCGTTTTCCGCCGACGGCGACCCGCGAATCGGGATCGAGCTGGCTTCGGACCTGGTCGACGCACTGCTTGAAGCCGGCCTGTTCGACGAGGGCCGCGCTCGCGCCGCACAAGCCATCGAAGCTCTCGACAAGCTGCCTTCGGGAGCGGTGAACGCAGCCCGTGAGAAGCGCGTGCGGGCCGCGCTCGCCGAGGCCGCGCACCCTCTTCGCGAACCCCTGCCGCCGCCCGCCAAACCCGCACGCGCACGAGCGTCCAGGCAGCCTGCGCCGCACGCGCCGACGGCCGCCGCAACGGCGCCGCCGGCCTGCTCCATTACGACTTGA